Genomic DNA from Bacteroidales bacterium:
AGAATCTGACCCTTATTTTAACGGTGATGAGGCCGAATTGGCACTCCAAAAAGCAATATTGACACTGCCCGAGAAGCAACGCATCGTTTTTAATATGCGTTATTACGATGAGATACCCTACGAAGACATGGCAGAAATATTGGAGACTTCGGTAGGAGCACTAAAAGCATCATATCATCATGCAGTGAAAAAAATCGAAAAAAATTTAAAGCAGTCATTAAACCTTAGCTTAAATGAATAGTCAAAGCAATATGAATCAGAACGATTTACATAAAAAACAACCATTTAGCGTCCCCGAGGGCTATTTTGATTCTTTTCCTGATAAGGTGCTCAAGCAAATAAATGATTTGCCGGTTCAGCAGGAAAAAACGCCCAAACGATTAATTATTAAACGACAACTTAGCATTGCAGCCGCTTTTATTGGATTTTTCTTAGTTTCTTATTTTGTTTTCAATGTAATAATAGAAAAGCCAACTATTTCTAAAGAAACACTTGCTCAAAGCGTAAGTTACGATGATGTTGTATTGCAACATGTAAACGAGCAAGATATTTTAGATGTTTTAACTGAAAATGAAACACCTATAAACGCTCAAGAAGTTGAAAATTATTTGATAGACGAAAATATTCATGAATCAGTATTGTCTGATTATTTAAATCAGTAATATCATGAAATAGCCATGAGAATAAATTTATTTCGTAAAAATGATGAGAACCTTAATGTTAAAAATAAAAAAATAATTATATATGAAAACCGAAATTGCAATTGAAAATTTAAAATGTCATGGATGTGCTAATACTATTAAAAAAAGTATAGCAAAAATGAATGGAGTATTAAAAGTAGAAGTTAAAATTGATTTAGAATTGGTAGAAATAGAATACGATGAAAAATTGCTAACTCGAGAAGATTTTGTACAGACACTTTCAAAATTAGGTTATCCCGAGAAAGGTAATAATTCATTAATAAAAAACATGAAGTCGTATGTTAGCTGTGCTATTGGAAGGATGAGTAAAGAAGAATAATTTTTTTGTCATTAATATTAAGAAAGAACCATGAGAGTATATTCAGACCACCAAACGAGTAAGAATAAAAAAATCAATAAAATATTACATGTATGAAAATCATTAATTTATTTATCTTGATGTTGGTTGCTAATAGCTTATTAGCCCAGCCGAATACTTGTAAACATCAGGAACAAATAAAATCGCAAAAAATAGCATTTTTAACGCAGAAACTTGATTTATCGGTTCAGGAAGCTCAAGTGTTTTGGCCTATTTATAATGAATACGAAAAAAAGAAAGACGATCTTTTCGATGCTCAGCGAAGTTTAGCTCAAAAAATGATGAAAGCGGATAATCTTAGCGAAAAAGAAATGGTTGACCTAACGGATAAGTATATAGAATTAGAACAAGCAGAAGCAAAGTTACTGGCCGATTATCATATTAAATTCAAAAAAGTTTTGCCCATTAAGAAAGTAATGATTCTTTATACTTCTGATCGTATGTTTAAACGTGAATTGTTGAAACAATTAAAAAATTGTCCGGCACAAAAAGAAGAATAAATTTATTCTTTTTTACTTTGTAATCGTGGAGTAGGTGTCCAAATACTGCTATTTACACCATTTATAAAACGCAAAAATCCAATCAATAGCGCTATGTTCATATAAAAAAAGTGGGTTAATAAACGAAGGTATTTTATATGAATATTGACTGCAGATAAAATTCGTTCCACTAGCACCAGAAAAATAAAAAACAAGCCTATTAACCAAAGGTAAAAATAAGTCTGATAACCAAAGAAACTTAACAAAGTTAAGTCCAAAAAAGCAAAGATGAGCAAAATAGGTGTAAACCAACGTAAAATCTTGTGCGATACGAAACAAAACCCTACCGGCTTAAAAAGATTTTTGATGGTAAAAGGCAAAAAATGCCAAAAGTTTTGAAAATCGCCTGTGGCAATGCGAATTTTTCGTTTAAATTCATGTTTTAAATCGTTCGACACGTCTTCTATTACAATGGCTTGTGGGTTATTAATCGCTTTAAAGCCTTCAACAAGCACTTGCATATTAATAAAAAAATCGTCCACAAGAAAGTTTTCTGGAACAGGCTTAAACAACGTTTTTTTTACGGCATAGCAACCGCCAAAAGGACCCATCATGGTGCCCCAAAGCTGACTTTCATAGTATTTTATTTTAACTTCGTTGCTGATATAAAAATTTTCTTGTTGCGAAATACCATCGCAGGTTATTCCACTATGCATCATTCGTGTATCAACAAGCCCTACGTGTTCTGCTTCAATAGATGAGCATAATTGACTTATTGTGTTTTTGTC
This window encodes:
- a CDS encoding glycosyltransferase, which codes for MAAYNEEAVIEQKIESIFKSNYPKELIEVWVGSDNSSDATNEILNKLAQKYPQLHPVFFHERNGKIKIINQLVEKANAEILIITDANVIFDKNTISQLCSSIEAEHVGLVDTRMMHSGITCDGISQQENFYISNEVKIKYYESQLWGTMMGPFGGCYAVKKTLFKPVPENFLVDDFFINMQVLVEGFKAINNPQAIVIEDVSNDLKHEFKRKIRIATGDFQNFWHFLPFTIKNLFKPVGFCFVSHKILRWFTPILLIFAFLDLTLLSFFGYQTYFYLWLIGLFFIFLVLVERILSAVNIHIKYLRLLTHFFYMNIALLIGFLRFINGVNSSIWTPTPRLQSKKE
- a CDS encoding heavy-metal-associated domain-containing protein — protein: MKTEIAIENLKCHGCANTIKKSIAKMNGVLKVEVKIDLELVEIEYDEKLLTREDFVQTLSKLGYPEKGNNSLIKNMKSYVSCAIGRMSKEE